The Spirochaetota bacterium genomic sequence TGACCCTCTGAAAGCGTATTCATTTCCTGAAATTGATGCAAAAAGTTTAACCGGCAAGATTGCTTCAGTTAGCGTTACAGTAAAACAAGATGATAACACAAAAAAATCTGAAGAAATCACTCTTGTTATTCACAAAGAATTTGAAAACAATAGATATCTTTGTACCAGCTCAAAAACAAAATATGTTTTTACTTTGGATGAGTGGAGAGCTAAGAGAGTATTTAAGACTCTTCAGGATTTAAAGAAATAATCTGTAGCATAGAGTATTTTTAAAAGAAAAACGGAAATAAGGTTATATCATCAATACCAGTTGAGCTACCATGTACGGTGGCTCTACTGGTATTATAAACCTGCCAGATGGTATACCACAATTAGTATGCCAACAATATTTATAAAGATTAATATAAAAATTAGAAATAAAAATTTGTATATGCTATATTCAATACAAATTATGTATGTTGTATTTACATTATCAATAGAATATAAGATTTGTTGATGTAATAATGACATTTTATTTTATCAAAAAAATTTGTGCAGTGAATTAAGTAACTACAAAGTATAAGTTTGTATACTCATGCTAAGATAAGGAGAAAAGCAATGGGTGATATTGAAAAATGGGAATACCAGAAAAAGAAAATAACTGCAGAACAAGCTGCAGCAATGGTAAAATCGGGTGATAGGATATTTTATGGTGAATTTGTTTTGTTCCCAGAGGCTATTGATGAAGCACTATCTAAACGCGTGAATGAATTGCGTAACGTAGATGTTCGCAGTGTATGCTATATGCGCGTTCCAAAAATAGTTGAAGTTGATCCTGAAAGAAAGCATTTCATTCTCAATGACTTTCATTTTGGAACAATCTCTAGAAGATTATATGATCAGCATCTTTGTAATTATATTCCAATAACCTATCATCAGGGGCCAAGAGTTATAAGGAAATATCTTGATTTTGATGTAGCATTTTTAACAGTTGGGCCCATGGATCCCAGAGGGTATTTTAATTATGGGCTGGCTAATTCTGTTACATCAGCAGTGGTAACAAAGGCTAAAAAGATAATAGTGGAAGTAAATGAAAATGTACCGTATTGTTTGGGTGGCAATCAGGAGTCCATTCATATATCGCGCGTTGATTACATTGTAGAAGGCAAAAACTTGCCGTTGCCGCAGATACCAGCTCTTGAACCAACTGATATCGATAAGCGTATAGCAAAACATTTACTTGAGCAAATTGAAGACGGATCATGCCTGCAGTTAGGAATTGGTGGCCTACCAAACGTTGTTGGTAAGATGATAGCCGAAAGTGATCTTAAGGATTTGGGTGTGCATACTGAAATGCTTGTGGATTCTTATGTTGATTTGTATCATGCAGGGAGGGTAACA encodes the following:
- a CDS encoding butyryl-CoA:acetate CoA-transferase, with the protein product MGDIEKWEYQKKKITAEQAAAMVKSGDRIFYGEFVLFPEAIDEALSKRVNELRNVDVRSVCYMRVPKIVEVDPERKHFILNDFHFGTISRRLYDQHLCNYIPITYHQGPRVIRKYLDFDVAFLTVGPMDPRGYFNYGLANSVTSAVVTKAKKIIVEVNENVPYCLGGNQESIHISRVDYIVEGKNLPLPQIPALEPTDIDKRIAKHLLEQIEDGSCLQLGIGGLPNVVGKMIAESDLKDLGVHTEMLVDSYVDLYHAGRVTGARKNIDKYKMSYTFAMGTNKLYDFLHHNPTCASYPVNYINDPRIIALNDKVVAVNNAIAVDLFSQVCSESAGIAHKSGTGGQLDFIFGAFGSHGGKGFICLSSTYTDKNGNLVSRIVPTLPPGSIVTVPRSIVQYVVTEYGAVQLKGKSTWERAEALISIAHPDFRDELIKKADEMNIWTKTNKIE